A genome region from Numida meleagris isolate 19003 breed g44 Domestic line chromosome 14, NumMel1.0, whole genome shotgun sequence includes the following:
- the MRPL40 gene encoding 39S ribosomal protein L40, mitochondrial, whose product APGSAPACERSRLPQLPLFRGSHWDTAVLAGRASVPARAQPKKKKKVDPKREQAQKDRVKKKIKKLEKAAPELIPIEDFETPLKYSDSNRVRSLPPLSFEETERRVLLMKKWSVYKQKQDKAEKEAIRSLVEAQQEALRELRLESEELYQAAVRRDEELFPFERDGPDYTPPLPGYDPPEGKCIDITKVYTQ is encoded by the exons GCTCCGGGCTCGGCCCCTGCCTGTGAGCG ctctcgGCTGCCGCAGCTGCCTCTGTTCCGAGGGAGCCACTGGGACACGGCGGTGCTGGCCGGCAGGGCGTCGGTCCCCGCGAG AGCtcaaccaaagaaaaaaaagaaagtggatCCAAAGAGAGAGCAAGCGCAGAAGGATCGTGtgaaaaagaagattaaaaagctggaaaaagctGCTCCAGAGCTGATTCCTATTGAGGATTTTGAAACCCCACTGAAGTATTCAGATAGCAACAG GGTGCGAAGCCTTCCCCCTCTCTCATTTGAGGAGACCGAAAGAAGAGTTTTACTTATGAAAAAGTGGTCTGTGTATAAGCAGAAACAAGACaaggcagagaaggaagcaaTTCGGAGCCTTGTAGAAGCTCAACAAGAGGCACTAAGAGAACTGCGCCTGGAATCTGAGGAGCTCTACCAGGCAGCAGTCAGACGAGATGAGGAGCTTTTCCCCTTTGAGAGAGATGGACCTGATTATACCCCACCACTTCCTGGTTATGATCCTCCTGAAGGAAAGTGCATTGATATCACCAAAGTGTACACGCAGTGA
- the C14H22orf39 gene encoding UPF0545 protein C22orf39 homolog: MNGRARRPLCAAPCHWLGVRGAPVSAAAIGGGAPGGTRGGGSMAGDESWRPPRPCEDYWWEWKHCRGLRHAFHHYYAHGELPACGRWREDYAACRAWEKDRAAAAREALRESERAPVLEQKKHGAVWPLRRCPPPDWHRPLEHGPAK; the protein is encoded by the exons ATGAACGGAAGGGCGCGACGACCGCTTTGTGCCGCCCCCTGCCATTGGCTGGGCGTGCGGGGCGCTCCTGTAAGCGCGGCGGCGATTGGCGGCGGAGCGCCAGGAGGGACGCGCGGCGGGGGCAGCATGGCCGGCGATGAGAGCTGGCGG CCCCCGCGGCCGTGCGAGGATTACTGGTGGGAGTGGAAGCACTGCCGCGGGCTGCGGCACGCCTTCCACCACTACTACGCGCACGGGGAGCTGCCGGCCTGCGGCCGCTGGCGGGAGGACTACGCCGCCTGCCGCGCCTGGGAGAAGGaccgcgccgccgccgcgcgG GAGGCGCTGCGCGAGAGCGAACGAGCGCCGGTCCTGGAGCAGAAGAAGCACGGCGCGGTGTGGCCGCTGCGGCGCTGCCCGCCGCCCGACTGGCACCGCCCGCTCGAGCACGGCCCCGCCAAGTAG
- the UFD1 gene encoding ubiquitin recognition factor in ER-associated degradation protein 1, producing MAAGGRCRGRGRGVRRRSGRARLQQQRQLYSAPRCAAAMFSFNMFDHPIPRVFQNRFSTQYRCFSVSMLAGPNDRSDVEKGGKIIMPPSALDQLSRLNITYPMLFKLTNKNSDRMTHCGVLEFVADEGICYLPHWMMQNLLLEEGGLVQVESVNLQVATYSKFQPQSPDFLDITNPKAVLENALRNFACLTTGDVIAINYNEKIYELRVMETKPDKAVSIIECDMNVDFDAPLGYKEPERSAQHEETTDVEVDHSGYVSDVGFRAFSGSGNRLDGKKKGVEPSPSPIKPGDIRRGIPNYDFKIGRITFIRNSRPLVKKVEEDEAGSRFIAFSGEGQSLRKKGRKP from the exons ATGGCGGCGGGAGGGCGGTGCCGGGGGCGGGGGAGAGGCGTCAGGCGGCGGAGCGGCCGCGCCCGCCTTCAGCAGCAGCGGCAACTGTACAGCGCCCCGCGCTGCGCCGCCGCCATG TTCTCCTTCAACATGTTCGACCACCCCATCCCCCGCGTCTTCCAGAACCGTTTCTCCACGCAGTACCGCTGCTTCTCGGTGTCCATGCTGGCCGGGCCTAATGACAGGTCAGATGTGGAGAAAGGCGGGAAGA TAATTATGCCACCATCTGCTTTGGATCAACTCA GCCGACTTAATATTACATATCCAATGTTGTTTAAGCTGACCAATAAAAATTCAGACCGAATGACGCACTGTGGAGTGCTTGAATTCGTGGCTGACGAGGGCATATGTTACCTACCACACTGG ATGATGCAGAACTTGCTGCTGGAAGAGGGAGGCCTGGTACAAGTGGAGAGTGTTAATCTTCAAGTTGCCACTTACTCAAAATTTCAGCCACAGAGTCCAGATTTTCTCGACATCACCAATCCCAAAGCTGT ATTAGAAAATGCATTGAGAAACTTTGCTTGTCTAACTACTGGAGATGTTATTGCCATCAACTACAATGAGAAG ATCTATGAGCTTCGGGTAATGGAGACCAAACCAGATAAAGCTGTGTCCATCATAGAATGCGATATGAAT GTGGATTTTGATGCTCCTCTGGGGTACAAAGAACCGGAAAGAAGTGCTCAACATGAAGAGACCACC GATGTTGAAGTAGACCACAGTGGTTATGTGAGTGACGTGGGATTTCGT GCATTCTCTGGCTCTGGGAACAGGTTGGATGGCAAGAAGAAAGGTGTTGAGCCTAGTCCGTCACCAATTAAACCAGGAGACATTCGGAG AGGAATACCCAACTATGACTTCAAGATTGGTAGAATCACGTTCATCAGAAACTCGCGCCCGCTGGTTAAGAAAGTGGAAGAG GATGAAGCTGGAAGCCGGTTCATTGCCTTCTCGGGGGAAGGCCAGTCCCTGCgcaagaagggaagaaagccCTAA
- the CDC45 gene encoding cell division control protein 45 homolog, whose product MFVTDYRREFYDVIVSQRVLLLVASDVDALCACKILQALFQCDHVQYTLVPVSGWQELETAFLEHKDQFKYFVFINCGANVDLLEILQPEEDTIFFVCDSHRPINVVNVYNETQIKLLVKQDDDLDVPAYDDIFRDEEDEEEDSENESEGSEPSDKRRRFEEEVIERTMKRRQRREWEARRREILFDYEQYEYHGTSSAMVMFDLAWIMSKDLNDMLWWAIVGLTDQWVQDKITQMKYVTDIGILQRHVSRHNHRNEDEENSLSIDCMRIAFEYDLRLALYQHWSLYESLCNTSYTSANLKLWSVQGQKRLQELLADMGLPLKQVKQKFNSMDMSLKENLREMIEESANKFGLKDLRVQTFSIHFGFKNKFLASDIVYATASLMESIEKEGPETTNFIKALDSLSRGNLDKLHQGLDLAKKQLRAIQQTVASCICTNLVISQGPFLYCSLMEGTPDVKLFSKPVSLCLLSKYLLKSFVCSTKNKRCKLLPLIMAAPMDVEQGTVIMVGIPPETESSDKKNFFGRAFEKAADSTNSRTLHNHFDMSIIELKTEDRSKFLDALISLLS is encoded by the exons ATGTTCGTCACCGACTACCGCCGGGAGTTCTACGACGTGATCGTCAGCCAG CGAGTTCTTCTTCTTGTGGCTTCAGATGTTGATGCATTATGTGCTTGTAAAATACTCCAA GCTTTATTTCAGTGTGATCACGTGCAATATACACTAGTCCCAGTGTCTGGATGGCAAGAACTTGAAACTGCCTTTCTTGAGCATAAAGAtcag ttcaaatattttgtttttattaattgtGGTGCCAATGTTGACCTTTTGGAGATCTTGCAGCCTGAAGAAGacactattttttttgtgtgtgatagCCACAGACCTATCAATGTAGTGAATGTTTACAATGAAACTCAG ATTAAGCTGTTAGTGAAACAAGATGACGATCTCGATGTTCCTGCTTATGATGATATCTTCAGAGAtgaagaggatgaagaagaggaCTCAGAGAATGAAAGTGAGGGCTCAGAACCTTCAGATAAGCGTAGACGTTTTGAAGAG GAAGTAATAGAGAGAACAATGAAAAGGCGACAGAGGCGAGAATGGGAGGCACGCAG aCGGGAAATTCTTTTTGATTACGAGCAATATGAATACCATGGGACCTCA TCTGCGATGGTGATGTTTGATCTGGCATGGATAATGTCTAAAGACTTGAATGACATGTTGTG GTGGGCTATTGTTGGCCTAACAGATCAGTGGGTCCAGGATAAAATTACTCA aatGAAGTACGTGACTGACATTGGGATTCTGCAGCGCCACGTGTCTCGCCACAACCACCGCAATGAGGATGAAGAAAATTCTCTGTCAATTGATTGCATGCGAATAGCATTTGAATACGA TCTGCGGCTGGCACTTTATCAGCACTGGTCTCTATATGAAAGTCTCTGTAATACTTCATACACCTCTGCTAACCTCAAGCTTTGGTCTGTACAAGGACAGAAGCGGCTGCAGGAGCTTTTGGCTGACATGGG tttgccTTTGAAGCAAGTGAAACAGAAGTTTAATTCCATGGACatgtctttgaaagaaaatcttcGGGAAATGATTGAAGAATCTGCAAATAAGTTTGG ATTGAAGGATTTAAGAGTTCAGACCTTCAGCATTCACTTTGGCTTTAAGAACAAGTTCTTAGCAAGTGATATAGTTTATGCCACAGCTTCTCTCATGGAAAGTATAGAGAAAGAGGGGCCCGAAACAACTAATTTCATTAAAGCTTTGGACAGTCTCTCCAG GGGCAACCTGGACAAACTGCACCAAGGACTGGACCTGGCCAAGAAGCAGTTACGTGCCATTCAGCAGACAGTAGCCAGCTGCATTTGCACCAACCTTGTAATTTCCCAAGGGCCTTTTCTTTATTGCTCTCTCATGGAG GGTACACCAGATGTAAAACTCTTCTCTAAACCAGTATCTCTGTGCCTGCTTAGTAAATACTTGCTCAAGTCCTTTGTTTGCTCT ACAAAAAACAAGCGCTGTAAATTACTGCCGCTGATAATGGCTGCGCCAATGGATGTTGAACAGGGAACTGTGATCATGGTGGGAATTCCTCCAGAAACAGAAAGCTCTGATAAAAAGAA CTTTTTTGGAAGAGCATTTGAGAAAGCTGCCGATAGTACCAACTCGAGGACTTTACACAACCATTTTGACATGTCAA taattgaattgaaaacagaagacaggaGCAAATTTCTGGATGCGCTCATTTCTCTCTTGTCCTAA